The sequence below is a genomic window from Henriciella marina DSM 19595.
CACCTTCTCATCAACAATGCCGGCATTGGCGGCGGTGGCAGCTTCGTCACCGGGCCGCGTGAGAACTGGGAGCGGACCTTCAATGTCTGCTGGTACGGCGTTTACAACAATGCGCGCGCCTTCATGGGTATGCTGGTGGCCGCCGATGAAGCCCATATCGTCAACGTGAGCTCGGTGAACGGCTTCTGGGCCAGTATCGGGCCCGATACACCGCATACGGCTTACTCAGCCGCCAAATTCGCCGTGAAGGGCTTTACGGAGGCGCTTATCACGGACCTCCGGCTCAACGCGCCACATGTGAAGGCGTCGGTCGTCATGCCCGGCCACATCGGCACGCAGATCGCCCTCAACACACTGCGAGAGTTCGGCGACGACTCTGCTGTTGGCGGCGGCAACGAGGAGTATGAAGAGGCAAAGTCGCGCGGTGAGCAATTCCGCGACAATGCGATCACCTCGGCCGAAGACGCGGCCCGCATCATCCTCGATGGCGTGCGCGCAGACGACTGGCGCATCCTGATCGGCCCCGACGCCGAAGCCATCGATGAGGCTGTGCGTAAATCACCGCGCAAAGCCTATGAAGGCGACTTCGGCATGAGCATCTTTGCGAAACTGCGCGAAGCGATCATGCCGGGGTGAAGCTGGCGCGGCGCATTATGCCGATTATAATGCGGATAGCTTGTTGATGAGCTCCCGGGTGTCCCGAACGTGACGATGTGTTGGCAGCATCTTTTCTTCCTGCAAAAGTAGTATGATTTTCAAATCATTGAGCGCGGCCTGTGTTTTTCCGAGACCCGCTTCTATCTTTGCCTTTAACCAACGAGTGCGAAGTACGGTAGGATGGTCAGTATTGAGCACTTGCTGTTGAACATCCAGCAAAGCTAGCACCTTCTCTAATGCAGCAGATGCGTGGCCCAAGTCAGATAGAAGTTGCGCTTCAAGATCGCGCGTTGTGAATACCACAGGGTGCTTAGCACCCCGCACGCGTGTTATGATCGGCAGCAGTGCCTGCACCTTCTCCAACGCGCCAGAGGCATCGCCGGTATCCGACAAAATCTGCGCTTCAAGATAGCGTGTTGTGAGTACGCTAGGATGGTCTCTGCCTTGCAAGCGTTCTTCAAGGGAAAGAAGGGAATGAACCTTCTCCAACGCGCAAGATGTGTCTCCGATATCGGCAAGAAGCCGCACCTCGAGGATGCGTGTTGATAGCACATTGGGATGCTCAGTGCCCTGAACGCGCTCTTGTACGGGAAGAAGAATTTGCACCTTCTTTAAAGCGTCGGATATATCTCCTCCCATACCTCGCGCTTGAGCTTCGTGATAACGAGCCGCGAAGCCGGCTGGTTGATCGTAAACACCTGCCCGCTTGGCCGCGAGAAGGCCCCGACTGAATAAGCGCACGGCCAGACGATACAGCCCCTTCTGGACTAGCGTATTACCGTGAGCTTGGATTACAGAGATTAACTTGTCCGCATCTTTCGGATCGCTTGGCAGAGAGGTGTTCCATAAGTCGGAGCTTCCGATGGCTTCGCCAAAATCTGCCTGGGCGAAAACGATCTCCTCGAGCACTCTCTGCGTTTCGCGGTCACGGGGTTCAAGCAACACGGCGATATGCGCATAACGTCCGGCTAAGCCTAGCGCACTTTCCGTATCACGTTCTGCCATGATCGATAGCGTATGATCGGCTAGCTGGCGGGATATGTCGGCAAGTCCTGGGGCTATATTGTCGAAGCCGATCTGGAGGGCTTGGACCGCACGTTCATCATTGCCCTCCTGACGCTCTCGACTGGCCCGGTCGAGCATGTTGTGCGGATTGTAGAGTGCTTCAGCAGCCTTTGCCTCAGCTACGCTGGCAAGAAGCGACCGCCTTTCTGCTTCCAGCCTCGCGGCTTCCGATTTGGCACCATCGCGCTCGCGCTTGTAGCTAGTGACGCGGGTCGACGACCATATCCAGCCGACAAGTGGTAGCAGGACGGTCACAGCGATAGCGACCTGATTGGCAGGGGACTGCAGTTGCCAGTCGCTCAGGACGGCCACAAAGAAACTGACGAAGTCGCCCATCACCTCTCCTCAGCACGGCGCAGCTAAAATTGCCATAGGCGCCGATGTCCAAAGCAGGGTCAACTTGAGGATCAGCCAAACGCCTCGTCTTCTCATCCTTCGACAGGCTCAGGATGAGGTTGGAGTGACACTCGGTTCGTAGAGGAGCCTCACCCTGAGCGAAGTAGAAGGGCGAGGCCTCCTCCGTGAGCGGCCTAGCGATTGTCGAGCTCTGACCTCACCAGTTCCAGCCCCCGCCGCGTGATGCGATAAGGCGCGCCGCCTTTCGACGCGATGGCGCGTTTGCGTTTCAGCTTACGAAAAAGGCACTCGTCGACGCCGGGATAGCGCCAGCCATCGCGGCTATAGCAATTCAGGTCTGCGAGTTTGTTTCCGTGGCGAATGACTTCGATTTTCCCGCCCTGCGCAAGCAGGTGCAGGATGCGCTGTTCGGCGCGAGAGATATCCATGTGAAATTAGTCCGGAGAATTGCGCTCTCAGAGCGCACAAAAACCGTCTCGGTGCGCGGGCTCGCGTACCGGGCTCTGTTTTTGTCGGCCTGCCCTGCCTTTCAGCAAGTTAGACAGGCCCCCTAGCGGGACTCAGACTGGTTGCGTGTCATCAACACTCCATTGGAGTTCTCCCAATGCCGCGATCGAGACCTCTGGTCAATATGTTGAGGAAACCAGGGAGGCTTTGCCCTAGCGCCTAAACCGGGATCGCGGTGTCGAATTTCACGCGCCTGTAGATGACATTTGTCGTCGTTCTCGCAATCGCAGGGTTGGAGAGAAAATTGTCTGCCACCCAGTCGTCATAGGCAGGCAGGTCCTGAAAGTGGGCGATGACGATGAAGTCCACCTCGCCGGAGACCGTGTAGCACTGGCGAACCTCCGGCGCTGCCTTCATCGCCGTCTTGAAGGCTTCACAGGTGGCG
It includes:
- a CDS encoding YjhX family toxin; amino-acid sequence: MDISRAEQRILHLLAQGGKIEVIRHGNKLADLNCYSRDGWRYPGVDECLFRKLKRKRAIASKGGAPYRITRRGLELVRSELDNR
- a CDS encoding SDR family NAD(P)-dependent oxidoreductase codes for the protein MKDFSGKIAVVTGGGNGMGRELTKQLAEAGCSIAICDISEEDMAETVRAAEKLAPQGVRVTSFRADVGKEDQVQAFADHVREHHETDHIHLLINNAGIGGGGSFVTGPRENWERTFNVCWYGVYNNARAFMGMLVAADEAHIVNVSSVNGFWASIGPDTPHTAYSAAKFAVKGFTEALITDLRLNAPHVKASVVMPGHIGTQIALNTLREFGDDSAVGGGNEEYEEAKSRGEQFRDNAITSAEDAARIILDGVRADDWRILIGPDAEAIDEAVRKSPRKAYEGDFGMSIFAKLREAIMPG
- a CDS encoding Lrp/AsnC ligand binding domain-containing protein, which codes for MARCRCLSFFVVHDCRPAWHYRSRSHATCEAFKTAMKAAPEVRQCYTVSGEVDFIVIAHFQDLPAYDDWVADNFLSNPAIARTTTNVIYRRVKFDTAIPV